DNA from Brassica napus cultivar Da-Ae chromosome C4, Da-Ae, whole genome shotgun sequence:
TGTGTTTTAATATGAAATCTcttgtgggggggggggggggggggggggttggaATAGGTTAACTCGGATCAAACAATGAGatcttgaagaaaaaaaatacgcTGCCATAAAAATGTCTAAACAAAATTAGCTACGTAAAAACCGAAATAATCTTCAAATTAGTCTAAGAAAACTTATGATTACATCACCAAATTACATGAGAAGATAGATTTATAAACATTGATTGACATATATGGTAAAAAATCATATGAGATCTGATTCTCAAAACCAACATGTTGCTATATTGATAAAGGTTTTGCAACCAGAGTTCTTTTGGTAGAATGTTTTCCCAGCCGGCCCTGATGAGCTTTAGGCGCCAACATTTATCAATATATCGGGGGATCCATATTACAAGGACTCTACTTCGGTGTATTGGTTTTAACAATCTCTCACCTTATCCTATGAGTGGCAGTTTCGATTCCGGCTTTTGCTTTTGCCCCCTTcccttatattttctttttcataatGAATTAATGATTACAATAAGGGTTTGTTTTCTACAATATCTTCGTTTCCTTTTAATTATCTATAAAATAAGTATTAAACAAAAACCTAATTATTTATTGCACTCTCTTGCATTTTCCATGTAAGTCTTAactttactattatttttatgattattataacttttttggactttttaaaatctaatCAAACATAACTATCGTATATTAGATTACGCTCTCTCTGGAATTCTTTGAAAATTCAACAAAACTTTACAAGTTAAAAGTAATGTTAACCTGATTTGATTAAATTATAACTGTTTTTCATTTATAGATATAAAATCTATATAGGAAACATTAATGTTGAGAATATTGTCATAAGAAACTATAAAAACGATTGAGATGTTAGAATTTTCATACAGAATGACAGGtaacataattataaaatatattaaaatttaatatattttacaaaataaaggaTATAAATATCAACGACTTtccgatttttctttcaaaatagtTGAATAATTGTGTGATcattaatttacttttaaaacaaaaaatactgatagttatatactttatttttataaacaaattaatttttaatatatcatGTATTATTctgattaaataattaaaaataccaaaattaaatattattaaggggcataatttttttaatgtgctTTAGGCACCAATTAATACCTGACCGGCACTGTGTTTTCCTTTTGTCAACTGGTAGAATGTCTATATCTCAAGTTTTTATCATCAttaagattgtttctaaaaGCTTATATAAGTCATAGTTTTTTAGCTTGAGTTTATTGGTTAAGTCATTAGAGTGATAGTTACACATTTAAGCAACTAATGTTATGTATATAAACAAAACTGCTTTACGGTTTGGCTAATCAATTACTGAAGTGTATTTTTGGGCATTTCTCTCACTCGAGCTTAATGTAGTTTACACTAtctgatcaaaaaaaaaataatttaacatttacaccaaaaaaaatgacgaaaaattaaattgtttttagtttGCGTGTAAAATACATACAACTATACAATTGCATAGGAAAAACATTGATAGAAAGTGTATCACTGTTTAGAAGAATAAGAGAGAGGGTATCACCAACACAACACCAAAACATGATTGTAGcatcaaaaataaacaaagcaATAGAATGGTACGTATTCAGCTTATGCTAAGTAgtatttttagtaaaatttcgATGTTGACCTATAGTGATTAATTAGTGACTCTTCGTACCTTGTCTTCTACGTTTATGTAGCCATTAAAAATTTAGGTCAAAATGTAAAATTAACGAAAAGGAAAAttaaggaaaaagaaaatttaaaatgcaGACATATAAAAGATAGTATACcaaatacattattaatattAGATAATCACATTTTTCCATATCCTTTCCAGCCACGAGGGTCCATACATGATTATCACCCATAACATATTAATCACAAACATACATCAAAAGGAACCTTCTTTACAAGATTCAGATTATTTATCACCATCGACGACGCCATACATTTTTATTTGCTTTTTCTTCAATAAATAGATCAGACGTAGTAAAAGGACAAAGGTGGTGGGAGCAACGAATCGGTATCTTTCTGGTTAAGTTTGGTCTTAATGTTAAGAGTGTTAAATACTTTTCCCATTCCAGCGAACACATCCACAGACTCGCCACTCATTCTTTTCCCAAGCCCAATCCCTCCTTGAACCTCTTTCAACAATGTTTTGTCGTAAATGTCATCGAGACAACTCGACTGGTAGTTGAAGATCGATGTCATCTTCTTCTTACAAGTGAAGTAATTATCAGCCATGCTCGCTATGTCTTTTCCCGCGGCTTTCCAGAAATCTGAAAAGTCTTCCAAGGCGTTGTTTAGCTGTTTCTCGCAACTGGTGATGCAAGTTGTGGCAAATTTGTCTCCCTTGTACTTGGGTTTGATTCCGGAGAGGAACTTCAAGCCCTTTTTAACGGAGGTTTCTGCTGCCGTCGCTAAGTGACGGACCAAAACGTCGGGATCATTGCTTGGGACGGTTTTCAAGGTTATGCTACAGAGACGTTTGTCTTGGACAACGCTGCAGATTCCTGCCACGGTTTTTTCGTGTTCCGGTGTGACGGCGTCACGTTTGAGGGGGATAATGGATGCAGTTGCGGTTAGGGCGATGCATAGAATTAGAAAGGCGAGTTTTATTGGAGTGttcatttttttgggtttttttttgttatgggACGTGTGAATTGGAAAGGATTGGATAgaaaaagagaaggaagaagaaagggtgcgtatatatatagagatttttatTTGGCTTTTCTAAATTtgaatgtttatttttgttattggtTTTGACTATTTTCAGAGATTAATGGATGATCACGAGTGAATTGAGGCGTTTTTAATCTGTGGACATGCCATGCTCCTGTCCTCCAAGAAACCCTATTTCTtcctctttatttttattagcCAACAGAGACACTCgatattattttatctttagTTACGAAATTAGGCAAGAATGAGAAGTattcaacaaacaaaaaaattggtgAGAATATCAACAAACTTAtcttaaaaacatatttaataaattaataaccaTAGAAACAGAAATGATATTTTACTATGTACACATAAAAAATCGTTAGGTTCATAACAGAAAATTAACCAAAAGATTGTCAATGATTTATTGCTTTTTTAAGTAATACATCAACAGAGAGCTTTATGCACATTAAGATTGTCGATGATTTATAGCTTGTTGacataattgtattttttctttttgtaaatttacAATGGAGATGATCTTGTACTAATTATTTGAAGCTTTagagaaatcatcatttaacaAATTATTACATTTATGACTTACTCAAATGGTTGCTTCGATGCACATTCCAATACTTCCATGACTTGTTCCTTCTCTGGCACATGAACTGCGATGCAGATCAGAAGCTCTAACGCTGGAATCCGAATCTCACATCCTAAAGAAGATAGCTCGATGAGCCGCCTTGCAGCTCCAGCTTCTACTATTGCTCTTGAATGATCTATGTGTAAGTAATTACACGGGCTAGCAAATTTAGTGAGTGCTACAATTGCTTCTCTTAATACCTCTGGATCTCTATGGCCAAGAAGCTTCACCATTTGTTCAATCATTGATGTATCGGACGCTCTAACTGATCGTGCCAGGTTCCCTATTAATGTGATGTATGGTATTAGTAAAACCGTATCTCCATTTTCTTCAATGAGCTTATGGAATTGATTAACAATGGCCTTGAAAACTGGAGACTTGCACTGAAAGCTGAGTGTCTTCTCAAGCTAGAGTCCATCTCTGCCACAGAAGTAATCTCTATTAAAACCATCAAGGAGTTGAGCCTAACTTCTCTGTCTTGTATCTCAAGCAAATCTGCGAAACGCAAGAATCTTTTTGAATTGGTGATGCCTTTGCAGATAGATGAATTTCCTTTGGCTAGCTCCCTCAAAACTTTTGCTGCCATTGCCTTCATGTGCCAAGAGTCCTCTTCGAGCTTTGAAGTCAAAAGGCTTAGAAGGAGCTGAATCACGTCATGTTGTGCGAACAAGTCCTGGCTCTCGGGGAAGCTCGCGACCAACACGGACGTTACACAAGCTACCTCTGCTTGAACCCTCATCGACCCTTGTTTGAGGATCTTAACAAATACAGAACACAAACCATTACGGATCATGATCTCTGCGCATCTAGGGTTGTCACTGGCCATTGATCTCAGCGACCTAGCTGTTTCACAGGCGTCATCATCAAGTGTTCCCGTGTAGAGAATTGCCATAAGTTCGTATATCAAGAACAGAGTTGGATCCCTTATGGCGAAGGGTGGGAGACCAGTTAGCTGCTCGTGTTTACCATCATGTGATGGAGTGGAGACGTTGAGGAGCCACGAGACGTTGATGATGGATCTTTCCAGCCGGACAAGCATCTTTTGGGAAGTGGAGACGCGGATTATTGTCAAGACGCGATTCCTTAGCTTTGGGGTGCACTTGTCTAACACAGCGAGAGACTTTTGAAGCACAGCTTCGGCGATTGAGATGACGTGGCGGGTCGGAAACTCGCATAGATTGGAGCTGGCGGTTAAGGCTTTCTCCAGCAGCTCTAAGAGTTTTTGTACCTTGATCTTGACCACGTCCCACTCTTTCTTGAATACTTTGGCTTCGTTTGACGCTTGGATAACTCGAACCCCAAGATCAACCGCGGAGATAAGGATAGGCTTCACCGTATCCGCCATAGAAATGAGATTGAGTCCAAAGCGTAGGAACAAAGTCGTAGTAAAGTTTACTAGCGTTTTAGTTATATATGAAGACAAGAAAAAGTTGTCTTTTATCATTTGCTTCTTCTCTGATTCAAGCAAAATATCTATGTCTATTTCATTCGATTTAGattgttaattttcttttatgttaGATGTGGAAAAGTATGTATAATAGGAAGACATCAAGAAACTTCCAAGTCCCTTCTTACTCTTTCTTTACACCATTCCAATTAGTATTTACTGAGAGCAACATTATTGGTGGGACGAAGAGAGAAGTTGAGAGTcccttgttcttttttttttttttttttttggtcattagAGAGTAAGGGACAGCCCTTAATTAAGGGTTTTCCCTTCTCTTTCTATCTCGGTCCCCACCCCATTCCCCTAAGGGATGCCTTAAGGAACTCCCTATAATGTTGCTCTAAGATCATTTAGTGACCTGAGTATCATCTTATCACGTGTTATTGTTGAAACCCGTTATAACCACAATCCATAGCAAGAAGAGGACACATATAGGTATCGCTAGTATATACCATGAAGATATCTCATGCATGGTAAAGACGTAAAGTAAGAAATTGATATTGAAATATTGCTGTACTGATAATGAATGATGGACGCATGGCTTATGATATTTGATCTCATGGGCTTAGTTTACAATAAAAGgcgatttcggccatcaagcCTAACAAGATGATAAAGGCTCATTACGTAGGTAAGTTGGTTTCCTTACTCGTAGAGCCACGGCCCTCGATGAATTGTTGATGGGTTGAAAAACTTCAAAGAAGCATAATTGCACTAGAAGAGGAAAGTTAAAAGTTTTTGTGTTATTCTCTAACCCTTGTCATGAAACTACACATGTGTCAATAATTACAAGAGTTGACTGGTTGAATCTGTAATCGCGTGTTTTAACATCAGAGTTTCGACTGCAGAAAGTTAGGTCGTATAATTAATGGACGTGATTTTGTTAAAAGTTAAAGCTATATAAtcaacctaattttttttaaaaaaaaatcaatctctACATCCCCTAAAGGTCTATCTACAAATTAATCCCTAAGAAATTAGGATTCtaagttttatataatttccTTGGGTGATAAAAGCTTAATATATATAGTCAGTATATATGGGAATGACCAGATATAATATATACTGAGCTAGTACTAAATTGTAAAGATCTCAACTAACATGCATGTTTTAATTTATACGTAATAGTTTGTAGATTATAGATCAGTGGATACATAATAAGAATGGCTTTTGATCAAGCTACATTGGGATTGACACATGGAAAAGGTTCAACGCGTACGTCTAATCTCTCCTTCCATCAAAAGAGAGGCAGAAGAATGTGGGATTTGCTTTTAAGGTGAGGAAGAGAGGAATGAATGCGAAAGAGTTCTGTTTTAGTCTACGACAATAAAGAGTACCCAAAAAGACAAAGATCCATTGCATGATGTAGATGGTGACCTATGCCTAAGGcaacttattatttttcattattgcAGAAGCAAGAATATCAATGTAAAGCAAAACAAATTTCACTGTCGATTGAGTCAATGGTTTATGCTAAAGACAAAAtttagcaaaaagaaaagaaaaggataAGCCAGAGTTCCCTTTAATAGCTAATCTTTTGTTAGCCACCCAcgtttatttctaaaattttgttttgctaATCCGGTATTTTAGAAGAAATATCAAATTGATACTAAAAACATGCATGCTTTAGGTGAACATGATACCAGCATACCAGATATGAGATATCATCATATATTCATATGAGTGCTTTCTCATTTCAATCATATGATTGCttgtagcaaaaaaaaaaatcatatgattGTACCAGtaaactaaaccctaattttaatatataaaaatggataTATATTCCCAACAGGGTCGGTCTCAATTTGCTCATGGCCATTACTCAAGTGCTACTAATATACTTTTTAGAGGATAATCAGAGACCATGCTTTTTCATCTTCATAATGCCGAAATTCAAAATCAAAGGGCTTGAAAACTATTGCAGTGCATCCTTTTTTCCTTATTGACATCGAACACTCGATCGTGGTTTTCTCCTTTTGTCTTCGTCTGATTCGATTTTGGAATAGAAGTTGACCCTTCTATTGTTTTATATATGCACAGTAGCAATGTGTTTTCTTCGAACGACATGACTTAACATTAACCAGATACCTACTCTCTTCATGCTCAAAAGCATTTGCTTTTGCTTCTGTAAACTGTATATAGGTAATCCGTAATCATTCACACTTTCCTTTTCCATTTATTCCCATTCTTTTTCTTACTGGCTTTTTTCATATATGATGTAACGTTTTTAATTTACAGACCGTTGATTGCATGTGTACATAAATCACGCGCACGTAATCCTTAACTTTGTAGCAAGTGCTGGTGATCAATGTGTCTTTTtctactgtttttttttgctggAGTATTAATAGTTGATCTAATTaagaaattatatttatgtaCAAATCCCAATCATctctcaaataaataaaaactacataCCTATATTATGATCGATTCTGTAGTTTGAAAATAGCTCATTTTGAACCAAGCGGTGGTATTCTGCTAGTAGTCTTTCGGGGCTCCGCGTGCATGCACATCGGTTTTGAGTTTGGTTCTTATTGTTGTGTTAGTATGGGTTTGTACTTCGGCTCAAGTAATTAATATGGTCCACCTCTTAACAATAGTCAGAAGGTATTCAAATTCGGTCATACACTTCCAGGCTAGTCCATTGTTTAACACTAAGCACGTTTCTCTCGTCGCCGATGGGTAGCCGaaagagtttataaaaaaagCTCATTTTGCACGAaaaccctttttatttttttgtgagcATATTAATAACTTGTTTTCACTTGGAAAGAGAGCTCTTCATATATTTGATAACATGAGTCACACTATAGGGACAAAATACAATATGGTACAGAGATGGACAAATTGAAGAGCTATATACATACACTATGGACATCCTCTTACAGGGGCCGAAATACAATATGGATAAATTGAATCGATTTTTGGAAAGGCCAACTCGACTCGATGGGGGTGACGACGACAACTCCACCTACGATTAGATAGATAATTAACATCTTTAACAAGTGAGACAAACCCTGATCTTTCAGAGTATTTAACAACTTAAGAAAATCGTATACAACCCTATTATCTGAGATGTGAAAGTAATGTACACCTGAGATGTGAAAaatgaaagagaagagaagatagTAACGATCGTTATATCTAAACACATTCCACGttctatattaaactctctttcatggtattgtatattatatctaaacacattccacattttacatttgtattagggTCAAGCCACACGatctgaaacctatgatcttgttttaaaacttctaaacacattctatgaagtttagggagtattatgaaattttactaaattaattgttaaaacatttaaatgatactcacgtaccatgaaagagagtttaatatatattaatgcaaatgtagaatgtgtttagaaatttgaaaacaacaataaagatcataggcttcagtatataaagcatttaccgaaaaattcaatattttcgtaggggttgttaacccatagattttgagaaaaattcaaaaaaatgaaaattttattttaatgcatagagCCATCCTTCACTAagatatgatgaaggtcaaagaggtttggaacctttgttgtctccgtttttctagaaaatagtgattttatagtggttagtcaaccagtttagggagtattatgaagttttactaaattaattgacaaaaaatttaaacgacgtccatgtaccatgaaatagagtttaatatagattaatacaaatgtagaatgtgtttagaaattaaaagaaaacactAAAGATCGTAGGcatcaatatatagagcatttaccgaaacattcaatattttcgtaggggttgttaacccatagattttgagaaaaaatcaaaaaaatgaaaattctattttaatgcatagagccatccttcactaacatatgatgaatgtcaaagaggtttgcaaCCTTTGGGGTCTccatttttctataaaatagtgattttatattggttagtcaaccaattgagggagtattatgaagttttaccaaattaattgacaaaacatttaaacgatacccatgtaccatgaaagaaagtttaatatacattaataaaaatgtagaatgtgtttagaaattttaaaacaacagtaaagatcataggctttagtatatagaacatttaccaaaaaattaaatattttcgtaacccatagattttgagaaaaattcaaaaaaatgaaaattctaatttaatgcatagttgtatccttcaataacatatgatgaatgtcaaagaggtttggaacctttgttgtctccgtttttttagataattgggattttatattggttagttaaccaatttagggagtattatgaagttttactaaattaattgaaaaaaaaaaattaaacgatacccatgtaccatgaaatagaggttaatatacattaatacaaatgtagaaaatgtttagaaattttaaaacaacagtaaagatcataggcttcagtatatagagcatttatcgaaaaattaaatattttcgtaggggttaacccatagattttgagaaaaattcaaaaaataaaaattatattttaatgcatagttgcatccttaactaacatatgatgaatgtcaaagaggtttgggacctttgttgtctccgtttttctagagaataagatttaatattggttagtcaaccaatttagggagtaatatgaagttttactaactaaattgacaaaaaatttaaacgatgttcatgtaccatgaaagagagtttaatatacattaatacaatgtagaatgtgtttgaaaattttaaaacaacagtaaagatcataggcttcactatatagggcatttaccgaaaaattcaatattttcgtaggggttaacccaaagattttgagaaagattcaaaaaaatgaaaattctattttaatgcatagtttcatccttcactaacatatgatgaagatcaaagaggtttgaaacctttggggtctccatttttctagagaatagcaattttatagtggttagtcaactaattgagggagtattatgaagttttattaaattaattgacaaaaaatttaaacgatacccaAGTACCAttaaatagtgtttaatatacattaatacaaatgtagaatgtgtttagaaattttaaaacaacactaaagatcataggcttcaatatataaagcatttaccgaaaaatcaatattttcgtaagggttaacccatagattttgagaaaaattcaaaaaaatgaaaattctattttaatgcatagttgcatccttcactaacataagatgaaggtcaaagatgtttgggacctttgttgtctctgtttttctagagaatatgatttaatattggttagtcaaccaatttagggagtattatgaagttttactaaattgattgacaaaaaatttaaacgatacccatgtaccatgaaagagagtttaatatacattagtgcaaatgtagaatgtgtttataaattttaaaacaacagtaaaaatCATAGGATTcgatatataaagcatttaccgaaaaattcaatattttagtaGGAGTTaacctatagattttgagaaaaattcaaaaaaatgaaaattctattttaatgcatagttgcatccttcagtgacatatgatgaaattcaaagaggtttggaacctttgttgtctccatttttctagaaaatagcaattttataatggttggtgaaccaatttagggagtattatgaagttttactaaattaattgtcaaaaaatttaaacgacgcccatgttccatgaaatagagtttaatatacattaatacaattgtagaatgtgttttgaaattttaaaacaacactaaagattgttggcatcagtatatagaacatttacccaaaaattcaatattttcgtagggattaacccatagatttttgagaaaaatttaaaaaaatgaaaattctattttaatgcatagttgcatccttcactaacatatgatgaaggtgaaA
Protein-coding regions in this window:
- the LOC106391963 gene encoding pectinesterase/pectinesterase inhibitor-like, which gives rise to MNTPIKLAFLILCIALTATASIIPLKRDAVTPEHEKTVAGICSVVQDKRLCSITLKTVPSNDPDVLVRHLATAAETSVKKGLKFLSGIKPKYKGDKFATTCITSCEKQLNNALEDFSDFWKAAGKDIASMADNYFTCKKKMTSIFNYQSSCLDDIYDKTLLKEVQGGIGLGKRMSGESVDVFAGMGKVFNTLNIKTKLNQKDTDSLLPPPLSFYYV